CTCGGCGTCGGACATCTCGCCGACGGCGACGAGTTGAGCATCGTGCTCACCCTCGCAGTCGACGACTGTGAACTCCTCATCCCACGGGGATGAATAGTCTCCGAGGCACTCACCGCCGCGCAACTGATCCCAGGCGTACGTGCCAGCGGGCAGTGTTCCCTCTGCGGGGATGGATTGCGTCGGTGTCGGAGTGCTCGACTCGGTCTGCTCGGGCTGCGATGCCGACACCATGCCGGGAATGAGCGTACCCACCCAAAAGAGCCCGCCGAGCACCAGCACGGCGACGACGGCGAGTCCGACGAGAACGAACGGACGGTTGCCGCGAGAACCGCCGCTGCCTTCCCCGCCTCGGGGAGCAGCCACGGGGCGCTGCCGAGGTGGCTCGCTGTGTGCCTCCGGCGTGGATCGATTCGTGGCGACGGGTGCAGTTGCCGTGCTTTCGAAGAGGGCACGAAGCCGGGAGCTCGTCTCCGATTCGTCTGACGGTCGGGTGCCCCCCGTTACAGCAGGAGCCGGAGTGATGGGTGCTTCGTCTCCTGCCTCGGGGGCTGCGGCAGGCGTGCGCTCGCGCTTCGGTCCGCCGAACAAATCGAGGATGCCGAGGTCGGGTGACTCCGTTGTCTCGGCCTCAAGCGGAACGCCCGCCTTCTCAGCAAGTGCTTCAGCTTCGGCTCGCTCGGCGTCGTCGGCAAACTCCGCCGGCTCCGAGAACACGGCCTCCTCTGCACGAGCGTCCCCCTCGGGTGACGGCGCATCGTCGATAGGTGCCGGAACGACAGGTGCCGCTTCGTCGGAGACGGCAGATTTGGGAACAGGTAGATCTGCGGCTGTCGTCTCGTCGACAGCATCGTCATCGTCATCGTCATCGTCATCGCCGAGGGCCGACAGCGTTGCCTCATCGTAGAGCCGATCGTAAGCGTCGGGGCTCGAGAATCGTCCGTCGATCGCCGCTTCTTCCGGAGACACGGCTTCGGGCCCGCGATCGGCGAACGGGTCAAACGCCTGCGTCGGCTCGCCCTCGTCACGCTCTATCGCGTCGCCATCGACGACCTGCCCCGCGTCTGTCTCGGAACTCGACTGCGGCTCGGCCTGCTTCTCGACGAGCGGGTCGGGCGCATCGTTGGGGGTAAGACCCCACGAGAAGATGCCGTCGACCTTTGTTCTTCGAGGCGGAATAGGGCTCTCTGCCGCTCGATCGACCGCAGCGTCGAAGGCTCGAGTCGGGGCCCCACCGTCGGCGTCTTGCGTCACAGACGCATCGGCAGCCTCGGGGGGCGTTGCTGCGTCCGCGGCATCCGGCTGCTGTTCTCGACGACGAAAACGACGACGTCTCGACCAACGGCTGCCGTCCTCGGAGGTGTCGCTCGGCGCGGGCCGTGGCTCTGGTTCGTCCTCGTCAACGGTGTTGACGGCTCCCGTGTCATCGAGCTGCGACATCAGCCAGTCAGCGCCCAGATCCGATTCACCCGTCTGCGGGTCCGGTTCGCCGTGATGCTTGTCGTCGTCGCGTGGAGTCACTATGCCAATCCCAAATCGTTCAGGGTGAGGGCAGCGTAATAGTCATACCCCGCCTCCTCGATAGCTTCACGTGCTCCGGTGTCGCGGTCAACTACCACGGCAACACCGGCGACCTCTGCGCCCACCTTCGTGAGCGCTTCTATTGCCTTCAGCGGGGAACCGCCCGTCGTCGACGTGTCTTCAACGACGATCACGCGCTTACCCGCGAGGTCTGGACCCTCAACCTGCTTGCCGCGCCCGTGATCCTTCGGCTCTTTGCGCACGACGAAGGCGTCAATGTCGCCACCGCGCACGGCTCCCTGGTGAAGGATCGCCGCGGCGATCGGGTCTGCTCCCATTGTGAGCCCCCCGACGGCGAACACGTCGGGGACATCAGCGATGAGGTCGAGCATGACCTGCCCGATCAACGGAGCAACTCGATGGTCGAGGCTCACCTTGCGGAGGTCGACGTAGAACGTCGCCTTCTTGCCGCTCGTGAGTGTGAAGTCACCGTGGAACACGGCCTCGGCCGAAATGTGGTCGATGAGTTGAGTTCGCGCGTCAGTCACGTCCCTTAGTTTAGAGTGCGCGACAGCTTACTTGGCCACCAGATCGCCTTGCCGATGTCATAGCTGAGCGATGGCACCAGCAGTGACCTCACAATGATGGTGTCGAGAAGCACTCCGAATGCGACGATGAACGAGATCTGCGCGAGGAACAGCACGGGCAGAACTCCGAGGGCGGCGAACGTGGCGGCGAGCACGATTCCCGCTGATGTGATGACTCCTCCCGTTGCCACGAGGCCGCGCGTGATGCCCTCCCTCGTGCCGTGCAGCACAGACTCCTCTCGCACGCGCGTCATGAGGAAGATGTTGTAGTCAATGCCCAGGGCGACAAGGAAGACGAATCCGAACATCGGCACGCTGGGGTCGGCGCCGGGGAACTTCAGAACGTCATTGAACACAATCGACGACACGCCGAGTGCCGACGCGAACGACAGCACGACGGTGAGCACGAGAAGCACGGGCGCCAGAATCGAGCGCAACAGGAGCATCAAGATGATCAGAATCACGACGAGCACAAGCGGAATGACGAGATTGCGATCATGAACCGATGCATCGATCGTGTCTATGGCTGTGGCCGCGACACCACCCACGAGAACGTCGTTGCCCGATTCGTCGAATTGGGAGCGCAGGTCGCGCACGACCTCCTCTGCCTCCACCGAGTCACCCGGAGCCTCGAGCGTCGCTTGCAGCATCACCTGTCCGTCGACAACCTTCGGCTCGCCTTCGACGGGGCCGGTCGGACCGTGCGTCGGCTGAACACCGTCTTCGGTGACCGGGAGTGTTCCGCTCGGCGAGTCGTCGGAGATCACCGCGAGTGATCCCACGCCGTTCGTCGAAAGCACGGTGTCAGAGACAGCATCCAGTTGATCGTCGTTCGCAATGATGACGGCAGGCGTGCCTGCGCTTTCGGGGAAGTGGTCGTCGAGTACTTTCTGACCCTCACGTGCCTCCGAATGTCCAATCACAAACTCGCTCTGCGAGACGCCGTCGGCCTTCAGCCCGACGAGACCGAACGCAGCTGCGGCGAGCACGAGGGTGCTGACGATCCAGATCGTGCGCGGGCGACGCTTCACGAGGCGCGCAACGGCTGGCCACAGGCCGCGGCCGTCGGCGCCCTTGTCCATGTTGTGCTCGTCGCCGTATTTCGGGCGCAGCGGCCAGAACGCCACCCGGCCGGCCCACATAAGCAGGGCAGGCAACAGTGTGAGGCTCGCGAGAAGGGCGAAGACGATGCCGATCGCCGCAACGGGCCCAAGTGCCTTGTTCGAGTTGAGCTCGCTGAGCAGAAGGCACAGCAGTCCCGCGATGACGGTTCCGCCGGAGGCGAGGATCGCCGGCAGGCCACCGCGCAGCGCCACCCACGACGCTTCCCATTTGCGCTCGTAGTCGCGCAGAGCCTCGCGGTAGCGAGAGACATAGAGCAGTGAATAGTCCGTGGCGGCGCCGATCACGAGAATCATCAGGATGCCCTGGGTCTGTCCCGAGAGCACGACGATGTCGTGCTTCGCGAGCTCCACGACCGTGAACATGGCTCCCGTCAGAGCAACGAGACTTGTGCCAAGGACGATGAAAGGGAGCAACGGCGAGCGGTAGACAATGATCAAGATGACAAGCACGACCGCGAGGGCCACGATGAGCAGA
The Paramicrobacterium chengjingii DNA segment above includes these coding regions:
- a CDS encoding septum formation family protein; translation: MTPRDDDKHHGEPDPQTGESDLGADWLMSQLDDTGAVNTVDEDEPEPRPAPSDTSEDGSRWSRRRRFRRREQQPDAADAATPPEAADASVTQDADGGAPTRAFDAAVDRAAESPIPPRRTKVDGIFSWGLTPNDAPDPLVEKQAEPQSSSETDAGQVVDGDAIERDEGEPTQAFDPFADRGPEAVSPEEAAIDGRFSSPDAYDRLYDEATLSALGDDDDDDDDDAVDETTAADLPVPKSAVSDEAAPVVPAPIDDAPSPEGDARAEEAVFSEPAEFADDAERAEAEALAEKAGVPLEAETTESPDLGILDLFGGPKRERTPAAAPEAGDEAPITPAPAVTGGTRPSDESETSSRLRALFESTATAPVATNRSTPEAHSEPPRQRPVAAPRGGEGSGGSRGNRPFVLVGLAVVAVLVLGGLFWVGTLIPGMVSASQPEQTESSTPTPTQSIPAEGTLPAGTYAWDQLRGGECLGDYSSPWDEEFTVVDCEGEHDAQLVAVGEMSDAENAAFPGEDELASQIYLKCSDPSVLDLAAAGAYGDVQVQGSYPVTEEQWNDGQRNYYCFVNRSSGDPLTGSLVPAA
- the pyrE gene encoding orotate phosphoribosyltransferase codes for the protein MTDARTQLIDHISAEAVFHGDFTLTSGKKATFYVDLRKVSLDHRVAPLIGQVMLDLIADVPDVFAVGGLTMGADPIAAAILHQGAVRGGDIDAFVVRKEPKDHGRGKQVEGPDLAGKRVIVVEDTSTTGGSPLKAIEALTKVGAEVAGVAVVVDRDTGAREAIEEAGYDYYAALTLNDLGLA
- a CDS encoding MMPL family transporter; the encoded protein is MSHTTAPSHAAPSRAPRWVRVVTPLMLILVWFAVFGAGGSAFGQVNDVAENDQVQHLPASADATQVHELEPEFRGDDVVPAVIVFERDAGVTDADRTAIDDAVDHISGITGVDDDGVSPAIMSDDGEAMQVVAMLDASIKPADTVEKIRAYFADELPGGLDAAVAGPAGLSADIVDAFSGLDGLLLIVALAVVLVILIIVYRSPLLPFIVLGTSLVALTGAMFTVVELAKHDIVVLSGQTQGILMILVIGAATDYSLLYVSRYREALRDYERKWEASWVALRGGLPAILASGGTVIAGLLCLLLSELNSNKALGPVAAIGIVFALLASLTLLPALLMWAGRVAFWPLRPKYGDEHNMDKGADGRGLWPAVARLVKRRPRTIWIVSTLVLAAAAFGLVGLKADGVSQSEFVIGHSEAREGQKVLDDHFPESAGTPAVIIANDDQLDAVSDTVLSTNGVGSLAVISDDSPSGTLPVTEDGVQPTHGPTGPVEGEPKVVDGQVMLQATLEAPGDSVEAEEVVRDLRSQFDESGNDVLVGGVAATAIDTIDASVHDRNLVIPLVLVVILIILMLLLRSILAPVLLVLTVVLSFASALGVSSIVFNDVLKFPGADPSVPMFGFVFLVALGIDYNIFLMTRVREESVLHGTREGITRGLVATGGVITSAGIVLAATFAALGVLPVLFLAQISFIVAFGVLLDTIIVRSLLVPSLSYDIGKAIWWPSKLSRTLN